The genomic region GTCTTGTCTGAGACGGCAGTGGCAGAGAGAGATGGCGATAGACTCAGATCATGGAGCTTTCGTGGAGAAATTCCTTCTTCGACCGCCGTCTTCGTCACATGGCCTTCCTCTGAGCGGCCTCACCTTTGCTGTTAAAGACATGTGAGTGCTACTCTTAAATTTTCCTCAATTATATCACTCTTCTATTTGGTGGATGCTTCAACGTTTGTAGTATTATATTTGAAATTCATATGCTTTTGTGCTTATTTGCGAATTTCGGATTTGGGTTCAATCAGTTTTCTCCAAGAACCCAATTTTGTGTGTTGTTTCTGTGATTGGGCGTTTCTTCATTTAAGAATGACTAAAGGGACTTTCAGAAAAAaagttcaaatgtttttttcttcttttctgaagtacttgaatttttaatgaAACTTTGTGGTGGATTTGTTTCTACTAAAGTTAAAATACTTCCAACAAAAGCACTTATGATGAGAAGTGCTATTTCAGAGAAGCGTTTTAATAAATCTTCCTGCTTTGTGTGGTTTTTTGCGTGcttgtgcatttttttttcatgtgtgtgtgtgtgtgtaaaagcCAAAACATTTTTGTGTTCACTGAAATTTGAACTTGGAGGCAGATTTGATGTGGCTGGACGTGTGACTGGGTTTGGGAATCCTGATTGGGCGAGGACTCACCCGGCTGCTGAATCAACAGCTCCGGCTGTTTCGGCAATATTGAGTGGAGGTGCCACAAGTATTGGTATAACTGTCATGGATGAAATGGCATACTGGTATTTAAACAATGATTTTGTGCATTCGAAAATCACTCGACAGAAAAGGCCCTTGAATTTCGCATTGTGTTGTTGGCAGTATAAGTGGAGAGAACAAGCATTATGGCACACCCAGAAATCCGTGCGCACCAGATAGGGTGCCTGGAGGCTCTTCTAGCGGTTCTGCTGTTGTCGTAGCTGCAGGCCTCGCAGATTTTTCCTTAGGTAAGTTATTCCTAgtgtgcttttgttgttttcttgcTTCTTTATGTTGAAGCACAAGACCCTCACTTTTTCAGGAACTGACACTGGAGGAAGTGTAAGAATTCCTGCTTCGTATTGTGGAATTTTTGGGTTTCGGCCATCTCATGGTGTCATTTCTACTTCTGGAGTTACTCCTCTGGCACAAAGTTTCGATACAGTGGGTAAGAAATCAATGACATTTTATATTGCAAACTGGCTTAGGAAATGGATTTCTGGTTGTGACAAAAAAAAGGTCATGTTTCGGTTTTTTTCCCTCGATTTTATGTAACAGGAAATATCTCTCTCTTTATTTCTAGAAAGTAGCTAACTTCTTCCACTTCAATGATTCATATGCCATCCATGCATTCTGCATCTTTGTTGATTACTCGTGACACTTATGTGTTTAAGTTTTTCTGCAATTGGAAATATAGTACTTCGAAAGCTTTACCTATTCGAATGATCTATCTAGCACTCTAAGCAATCGGAAACCATCCCTTTGACACTAACTTCTGATATAGGATGGTTTGCAAGGAATCCTACGATTTTGAATAGAGTTGGACGAGTGTTACTCCAATTGCCTGATACGAGTCCTGTCGTACCCACTCAGTTAATCATCGCAGATGACTGTTTCCAGATTTCAAGTGTTCCAAGCAGTCGAGTGAAACAAGTACTTGTTGACTCAGTTGAGAAGTTATTTGGGGGTAAGTGATTTGACCGTATTCATCTGTTTCATCTCTCCCTGTAAGTATTTTGATTGACATGAATCGAGTCTAATTTATAATTCCCCGCTTTTTAAGACACAAATAGGCCATTAAATTCAGTAGAGAGATAAGTACCTGAAAATCATCATTCTCTTTATTAAATTAGGTCTCCTGCTGAGATAGGGACAAGCTCATAACATGGAAAGAAGAAGCTCACTTGTTATATCTGCAAATGTAGGTCATGTTATAAAACATGCTAACCTCGGGGACGTTGTCAAGGACAAAGTTCCAAGCTTGAACTCTTTCTTGGATAAAGGAAATCCAAGTGAAGAGTACATTATACCATCATTGGCAGCCCTATCAACTGCCAATCGTCTTCTCGTAAGGTGCTGATTTGGTGGACTTGAATATGAATGATAATTTCTGCATCTTCATCttgattaacaaaaattaaatttgttgttCATAATGGATTCCAAATTTATTATTTGGTTGATAGAACAGGTATGAATTAAAGAGCAACCATGGTGAATGGGTTAGGACAGTCAGACCTGACTTAGGTCCCGGGATAG from Pyrus communis chromosome 9, drPyrComm1.1, whole genome shotgun sequence harbors:
- the LOC137746148 gene encoding amidase 1-like isoform X2, with the translated sequence MAIDSDHGAFVEKFLLRPPSSSHGLPLSGLTFAVKDIFDVAGRVTGFGNPDWARTHPAAESTAPAVSAILSGGATSIGITVMDEMAYCISGENKHYGTPRNPCAPDRVPGGSSSGSAVVVAAGLADFSLGTDTGGSVRIPASYCGIFGFRPSHGVISTSGVTPLAQSFDTVGWFARNPTILNRVGRVLLQLPDTSPVVPTQLIIADDCFQISSVPSSRVKQVLVDSVEKLFGGHVIKHANLGDVVKDKVPSLNSFLDKGNPSEEYIIPSLAALSTANRLLVRYELKSNHGEWVRTVRPDLGPGIAERIWAVVRSTDENVDVIHSVMTELRAALTDLLGDFGVLAMPTVPGDPPKLQTDPTTLGAFRARAFSFLSIAVVSGFCQVSIPLGMCDNLPVSVSLLAKHGSDGFLLNLVETLHDTLKEHVGKL
- the LOC137746148 gene encoding amidase 1-like isoform X1; amino-acid sequence: MAIDSDHGAFVEKFLLRPPSSSHGLPLSGLTFAVKDIFDVAGRVTGFGNPDWARTHPAAESTAPAVSAILSGGATSIGITVMDEMAYCISGENKHYGTPRNPCAPDRVPGGSSSGSAVVVAAGLADFSLGTDTGGSVRIPASYCGIFGFRPSHGVISTSGVTPLAQSFDTVGWFARNPTILNRVGRVLLQLPDTSPVVPTQLIIADDCFQISSVPSSRVKQVLVDSVEKLFGGHVIKHANLGDVVKDKVPSLNSFLDKGNPSEEYIIPSLAALSTANRLLVRYELKSNHGEWVRTVRPDLGPGIAERIWAVVRSTDENVDVIHSVMTELRAALTDLLGDFGVLAMPTVPGDPPKLQTDPTTLGAFRARAFSFLSIAVVSGFCQVSIPLGMCDNLPVSVSLLTKHGSDGFLLNLVETLYDTLKEHVGKL